The genomic stretch TTAACATTGTGTACAGGCGTAGCATCATGAATACTGGCGGAATCCCCGTAATATTTGTAATGATAATGTTTCAGTTGAAAGCCTCTCTCTCATTTGAGCTATTGATACATGATCAATTTACCCAGAACAAtcatataaaagaaaaaaaacaaagaggTCTCCAGTGCAATACTACTAGATGTCTTTAGTTGAATCATGTCTCAACGAGGGAAGTTGAGCTGCTTATCAGATGAATCTATCAGTTatttagcagtgttttttttctcatgataaatcagccgaatctgtcagccattcaacagtgtttttttctcacaataaatcagcgaacaatattttttGTCATAGCTTATTAGCCAAACGAATACTTTTTGTCATAGCTTATTAGCCAAACGAATAGATACGTAACTTTTCTAGATTTTAATTAGCCCCTAACCTAATTGCTAGGAGAAAATTAATTATAGTGTTTAATTTTTTGGAAACGAAATTTTGGAAGACCACAAACAAGGTTTAAAATTCTATTTTCGAATAAACCTACAAAGCTTCAAAATTAAATTCCTTATAAACTCAGCTTGGGCTCAATCTCGGCCCAAACCTccgcttcttttttttttcatttatcAGCCCATGTTTACTATCGGCTTTAAGCCCATGTTTACTTTCTAGCCCAACCTTGACGGCTGCTCCAGCCTGTCATTCCCTCTCTATCTCAAACTAACATACGGGTCCACGTGTCATCGTTGTCTTCCCCTCTCTCCATCTGTCACTCACGTTGATGTGCATCCGCCACAAAAAAAAATGatggtttgtttttttttgtctaaATACTCATATTTAGCTAGGAGGCTGAAGTTGCTCGTGTATTTAAAACATGTGTCCTTAGGAATCACCAGATCCATGTTAGAAACAAGCGTGCAGTGCAGTACGATGTGCCCGTCCTATGGGCCATGGGCCCGTGGCCGTCCGAGAGAacaatttttgttgttgttgtgttGCATATTGATACGCTAGCTAATATTTCCTCCATCCACAAATGAAtgtaattagctcaagttgatTAAATTTATAGTAAATAGTATTAGTATTTAtgcttcaaataaatttattataaatatatatatatatatattctatataactaATTTAATCATACTATTTTGTCTCACGAGTGTTAGTGTTCTTTTTATATAATATTAGTCAAAGTTTAAATTTTTTGATTTCTCGAAATGTGAGAATTATATCTCTTTTGTTGACGGAGGAAATGGAATTCAGTTTGGTTAGGACATCGAGTGCGGGAGCTGCTCCTGTCCTGCCTTGTTTTGCATTACATGCTTTTCGGTTACACCAACAGCAAAGAGGATCTGCACATAGGAAGCCAAGTGCTGTATTTTTGCATTCCAAAAGAGATATACACCTACTTTGCAGTAACAGAGCAGCGGATCTGCACATAGGAAGCCAAGTGCTGCGTTTTTGCATTCCAAAAGAGACCAAACAGTTGGTATCATCCATCCATGATCCCTCGCACACCATTTTCTAGAACAGGTTGATGACAGACACACAAAGCAGGGGACAGCGCTTACAACAATACACAGCCGCATGGCAAAGCTCTTCTCGGCGCCAAGACTTAAAACAGTCTTGACACAgcaacgcaacgcaacgcaacgcTCCACAAGACGGTCTCTTCTTCCTCAACCCAAAGTCGTCACGTCGCACACAGGACCATGGCCATCTTTGGTGATGAGGAATCACAGTCCAGAtcgctctgctgctgctgctgctgctgctgcagcgggGGAGGCCGGCGAGGCAGCGGGGCGGTTGCCGGGCCGGCTGTGCAGCAAGGGGCTCAGGGCCTTGACCACGATGCTCATGTTGGGACGGAATTCACCCTCGTATTGCACGCACAGGGCGGCCACAGCAGCCATCTGGTGTACATACAAAACCAGAAAAAATGGATAACATGGTAAGAATCATATCTTTTGTCCATCCAAGCTACGTATTATAAAAAATGTAGTACTCTTTTGCAGTGCTATCGGAGCTGGATTAAGTGTTATGTTGTGAAATTCTACTTTCAGGTTTACATGGAAATAAGATTAATTCCTTAACTTGGTAACAGGATATATTTACCTTGGCTACAGCCTTTGGAGGGTATTCATCTCCGAGCCTTGGATCCACGCATTGCTTCACCTTGTCTTCACTAAGCCTCGGTGTAGCCTTCATATATATAACCAAGAATTTAGTTGCTTTGTTGGCTTCATGCCTTTCGTCCTTGTCAAAaacattgaaaaaaaaaatcccaggTAAATGGAAAGGCGCATACCCATGTCACAAGGCTCTGCTGGCCACGGGGCAGTGTGTGGTCAACTGGCTTGCGACCGGTTAAAAGCTCCAACAGCACAACTCCAAAGCTGTAAACATCACTCTTGGTGCTAAGCTGTCCAGTCATGGCATATCTGAAAACCCCCAAGGAAAAAGGGTAAGAGAGTGTTCCCAAATCCTAACTGAAAAATGAAAGCACATTTGGGATGCATTGCATACTCTGGTGCATGGTAGCCAAAGGTGCCAAGAACACGAGTAGAGTGGAGGCGCGCAGCCATGTCAGGGGACTGGTTTGAGATGTCAAAGTCCCCGATCTTGGCAACGTCATTGTCAAAGAGCAGTATGTTGCTGGACTTGATGTCGCGGTGGACCACTCGAGAGTCCGCCTTCTCGTGGAGGAACTCGAGCCCACGAGCTGCACTTACGGCAATCCTCGCTCGCTGCATCCATGACAGGACTGGCCCTGGCTGAGCTCCCTTGACACCCTTTTTACCTGTGGACATGGATCAGGCACACATCAGCCCAAACTCAACAGACTTGATTGAGGCATCAGCGATAGGTTCATAGTAGTTATCAAGGGAGCAACTGCGAATGGTATCTTATGGAACTAGATAAATGTTTTCACAAGCAATGACAATGATAAAAACATTAAGCTTATGGAAGGAGATGGAAGACTTGCTCCCTACCATGGAGGATATCATGCAATGATCCCCTTGTTGCATACTCATAAGCAAGAACGCGGGTGATCCCTTCAGCGCAGTATCCAACGAGTTGGACAACATTCTCATGCTTCAATCTTGAGACAGCTGAAACCTGCAGAGGAAATGGGAGTGAGAACTGTACTGTAGCATCTGGACGAGGAAACATTATATGAGAGAAGTAAAGGTGGCACCACCTGCACAAGGAATTCTTGATCAGGCTGTTTGCTGGAGTCAAGCTTCTTCACTGCAGATTTCGTCCCATCTTTCAGCACACCGAAATAGACTCTGGCATACGAGCCCTCACCAATGAGGGCATCACTGCTGAAGTTCTTTGTAATTTCCTTCAACTCTTCCAGATGAATGGGCGGTACTGCAATTGGCTGATCTCTGCCTGTGGGGATGACAGGGATTGGGGCTGGGGGCCGGCTAGGTCCAAAGTTATCAACTGCATAGGGGAAAAAATGATATGTGCTAAGCAAACCCCTTTTGTGGTACTAGTAAGCATGATGAATGTTTGCTTAACttcactcatatatatatatatatatatctttatgtTTCCATGGAACCAAAGCCGGAAAATAACTAAAATAGTATCTTGTATGTTCAGTGGAACAGGATTTTTGTACCACAGGGTACACAAGAAAACCCTTAGTACCACCACAGTCAAAATAGTTGGCAATCACAATGCAGAGTTCAGTATTCAGCAATCAATTCACTCGGCTCTTCTGGATCCATAATTTGACACACCAGGACAGGTTTTCAGTGAAGTATAGTCGTGTCAAAAACTATATCTAATAAGGATACAGAAATTCACTCAAAGAAGTAATAAGGATTCAGGAGAGACAAAACAGAGATCATACGTAAAACCTCATGTTCATGAAGAATTGTTAGCATGCTGGTTCTATAGAATAGCTTTTCTTAGCAAAATAATGCAATGCAATGAGGACGACGACTGTAAATATGAAAGGAAAATAACGTTGTTCGGATAATGCAATGATAATCATGTTTATGTCAATGTAATAACAAATTTAGGTGGACGACCGAGTACAGTTGACTGGCATGTTTATTATTTGTCCCC from Sorghum bicolor cultivar BTx623 chromosome 3, Sorghum_bicolor_NCBIv3, whole genome shotgun sequence encodes the following:
- the LOC8060369 gene encoding pto-interacting protein 1 — protein: MGCFSCCCVADDDDIGRRKKHDDAYVPIPAQVDNFGPSRPPAPIPVIPTGRDQPIAVPPIHLEELKEITKNFSSDALIGEGSYARVYFGVLKDGTKSAVKKLDSSKQPDQEFLVQVSAVSRLKHENVVQLVGYCAEGITRVLAYEYATRGSLHDILHGKKGVKGAQPGPVLSWMQRARIAVSAARGLEFLHEKADSRVVHRDIKSSNILLFDNDVAKIGDFDISNQSPDMAARLHSTRVLGTFGYHAPEYAMTGQLSTKSDVYSFGVVLLELLTGRKPVDHTLPRGQQSLVTWATPRLSEDKVKQCVDPRLGDEYPPKAVAKMAAVAALCVQYEGEFRPNMSIVVKALSPLLHSRPGNRPAASPASPAAAAAAAAAERSGL